From Micromonospora sp. NBC_01699, a single genomic window includes:
- a CDS encoding DUF6104 family protein, which translates to MYFTDRGIEELVERRGDETVTLEWLAERLRDFVDLNPDFETPIERFATWLARLDDDHDE; encoded by the coding sequence ATGTACTTCACCGACCGGGGCATCGAGGAACTGGTCGAGCGCCGAGGCGACGAGACCGTCACCCTGGAGTGGCTGGCCGAACGCCTCCGCGACTTCGTAGACCTCAACCCCGACTTCGAAACCCCCATAGAACGCTTCGCCACCTGGCTAGCCCGCCTCGACGACGACCACGACGAATAA